The DNA region TAAAACAAGCAATAACATCTTCTAAAGATATAGAAAATATAATTATTTCATATCAAAATGGTATTGCAGTCTATTTAAAAGATATTGCAAAAGTTGAGAAATCTTATGATATTCAAAATAAAAAAGAGGCTATTTTATATCAAAGAGATAAAAATAACAACTTTGAAAAAACTTCAAATATTACAATGTCAATTTCTAAACTAAAAGGTGCAAATTCAGTTGTAATAAATGAAGAGATTTTTAATTATATAAATAGTATAAAAGATGATTTACTAAAAAAACATATAAAATATACTATTACACGAGATGATGGATACACTGCAAATAATGCAGTTAATTCCTTAGTTCAAAATCTTTTAATCTCTATTTTTATTATAGCTATACTTTTAATATTTTCATTGGGATTTAAAGAAGCAATGATTGTTTCACTTGCTGTGCCTATGATTTTATCTGTTACTTTGTTTGTTGGATTTATTTTAGGTGAGACAATAAATAGAATTACACTTTTTGCACTTATTGTATCTTTGGGAATGTTGGTTGATGCTGCAATTATTGTAATAGAAAATATTCATAGACATAGAAAAGATAAACCAGATGCTAATATAGAGATTTTATCTATTAATGCAACAAATGAGATTGGAAATGCGACAAATATAGCAACAATTGCTATTATTCTTACATTTTTACCGATGTTTTTTGTAGGTGGAATGATGGGACAGTTTATGCACCCACTTCCTGTATTTGTACCTATTGCTTTAGTTATTTCGTTAATTGTTGCTTATGCTTATACTCCATATTTAATAAAAAAATTTTTATAGGTAATTAATATGAAACTAGAAAATTTTATACACAAAATTCTTGAATCAAAATCTAAATCTAATTTAGTCTATTTAATTACTTTAATTTTATTTATACTATCTATTTTAACATTTCCTACAAAAATTACAAAAGCAAAAATGCTTCCAAGTAAAGATTCAGATACTTTCTCAATTTATGTTGATTTAAAAGATGGTTCATCTTCATCAAAAACAAAAGAAGTTACTCAATGTATCTCAAATGAATTACAAAAAAATGAGAATATTACAAATATTTCTGTATTTATAGGTGAAGGTCAACCACTTGATTTTGCGGCACTTGTTAAACTTAGCGCATTAAAAGATAAACAATGGCAAGCAGAAATGATGGTAAATATAGAAAAAGAGAATAATAGAGATATTTCAAGTTATAATTTGGTATCAAAAATAAGAGAGCCTATAAAACAAAAATGTACAAAATATGATGCAAATATTAAATTTGTAGAACTTCCAGCAGGACCGCCTGTATTAGCTTCACTTGTTGCACAAGTATATGGAGGAAAAGATTTTTATAGTAGAAGAGATTTTGCAAATAAGATAGCAAAAATATTTAAAAAACAAAGAACATTGGTTGATATTGATGTTATGGCAAGTAAAGATTTTGATAAATATGAATTAATACTTGATAATAATAAAATAATAAAAAGTGCAGTTAGTTTAGAGCAGATAAAACAGATAATATTTTTGGCTTTTGAAGGAGTAAATATCTCTGTTGTGAATGACAGCAATGCACAAAATCAAATACCAATATTTCTAAGACTTGATGATAGTAGATTAATAGAAAAACAAGATATAAAATCATTAAACGATAAATTAAAAACTCTAAAATTGAAAAATGCATATAATCAAATGGTAAGTGTTTCCGAACTTGTAAAAATAAAAATAATAAAAAAAGAGCCTGAAATAACATCAAAAGATTTAAAACCAGTAATTAATGTAATTGCAGAGACAAATAAAGATAGTCAAATATATCCACTTTTAGATGCAAGAGAAGATATGATAAATAGTTTGAAAAGTGATTATGAAATAATAAAAACAAATATGTTAAATCTATCTTTTATAAATAAAAAAACAAAAGAGAGATTTGATTTAGTATTTGATGGAGAACTAAAAGTTACAATTGATACTTTTAAAGATTTAGGTGGAGCTTTTATTATTGCATTGGTGCTTATATTCTTTCTTATGGTTATGTATTATAAAAGTTTTGCAATATCAGGAGGTATTGTTCTATCAAGTTTTATCTCAATTATTGGAGTTATTTTAGCTCATATAATAATGAATATATTTACACAAGATACATTTTATTTAACGGCAACATCTTTAATAGGATTTATTGGTCTTATCGGAATAAACTCAAGAAACTCTACTTTAATTATTGACTTTACAGTACAATTAATAAAAGAGGACAAATTAAAAATAAATGAAGCAATAGCAAAGGCTACTGCAACAAGGTCAAAACCTATTATATTAACTGTTTTAACAATGGTATTTGCATCAAGTTTACTTGCAACTGATGCAGTATTTGGAGGTTTGGGTGTTGCTTTAATTGGTGGAACACTTATATCTTATGTAGTATCTATGTTTTTTGTACCTGTAATTATAAAAAATCATATTAAAAAGCTTTTATGAGTAAACACTTTATACACAAATACAAGGTATAAGTTTAAGATGAAAAGTAAATTCAAAAAGTTAGTAAAAGAGATTTTAAAACTATCAATTATTTTAATAATAGCAATGAATATTATCAGTTATTTTAAATCAACACAACTAAATAAAGAAAACCTAGCTATAAATGAGTTTAAACTGATTGAAAACTCAAAATATACAATAAAAGACAATAAACCATTAGTTATACATTTTTGGGCTACATGGTGTCCTATTTGCAAAATAGAAGCATCCAACATTCAAAAACTTTCAAAAGATTATAATGTAATAACAATAGCAGCACAATCTGGAACAAATGAAGATATAAAAAAGTATATGAAAGAGAATAATGTGGATTTTAAAGTTGTAAATGATAAAGATGGATATTATTCAAAAAAATTCAATATTGAAGTATTTCCTACAACTTTAATTTATAATGATAAAAAAGTTCTAAAATTTAGTGAAGTAGGATACACTCCAACTTTGGGACTGTATTTAAGAGTTTGGTATAGTAAGCTATTCTGATTTATGATTATAAATCATAAACCATTGCAATCTCTTCACAAATAGGAAACAACTTACATCTAATACAATCTGCCCATATTTTGTGTTCTGGAATATCTTCTTTTTCTATTTTTCTAAAACCAATACTTTCAAAAAAACCTTGTTCATAAGTTAAAGATAAAATTTGAGACAACTCATATTTTCTACCCTCTTCTATACAAGCTTCAACAAGTTTTTTCCCAAGTTTCAAACCTCTAAACTCTTTAGAGATTATCAAACTTCTAACTTCTGCTAATCTTGAAGAGTGAATATGAAGTGCTGTAAAACCAGCCATTTTACCATCTACACTAACTACAATATAAGATCTTATTGTATTTGCCATTTCATCTTCTGTTCGAAGTAAGATTTTACCACTATCGACTTCAGGTTTAACCAATGTTTGCATATCTTTTATATGAGAAACAGTAGGTTTAAAAAATTTGATTTCCAAATAAGTGCTCCGTTATTGCATTTTGTAGATCAAGCATTCCTCTCTTTTTCAAATTTGAGATAAAAATACCATCAGGATAAGCTCTTTTTAGTTTTGCTAAATCACTCTGCTTTAATTTATCTGTCTTTGTAAAAGCATTAATAATAATTTGATCGCCTCTTTTAATTGTATTTAGAAACTCATCAACATTTGTATCTATATCTAAATTTGGATGTCTAGCATCTATTAAATGTACAAATATTTGAAGACAAGGTCTTTCTTCTAAATATCCTGTCAAATTCCTATTCCAATCTTTTTTCAAGCCTTTTGAAACTTTTGCATATCCAAAACCTGGTAAATCTACAAATCTTGCATAAAGATAAGGCAACTCTTCATTTTGAGTTTTAAACTTTATGTCAAAATAGTTAATTAGTTGAG from Malaciobacter molluscorum LMG 25693 includes:
- a CDS encoding redoxin domain-containing protein encodes the protein MKSKFKKLVKEILKLSIILIIAMNIISYFKSTQLNKENLAINEFKLIENSKYTIKDNKPLVIHFWATWCPICKIEASNIQKLSKDYNVITIAAQSGTNEDIKKYMKENNVDFKVVNDKDGYYSKKFNIEVFPTTLIYNDKKVLKFSEVGYTPTLGLYLRVWYSKLF
- a CDS encoding N-acetyltransferase → MEIKFFKPTVSHIKDMQTLVKPEVDSGKILLRTEDEMANTIRSYIVVSVDGKMAGFTALHIHSSRLAEVRSLIISKEFRGLKLGKKLVEACIEEGRKYELSQILSLTYEQGFFESIGFRKIEKEDIPEHKIWADCIRCKLFPICEEIAMVYDL
- the yihA gene encoding ribosome biogenesis GTP-binding protein YihA/YsxC; the protein is MKIVDASFLTSAQSISDSPSPDKAEVAFLGRSNVGKSSLLNTLTNRKGLAKSSSTPGKTQLINYFDIKFKTQNEELPYLYARFVDLPGFGYAKVSKGLKKDWNRNLTGYLEERPCLQIFVHLIDARHPNLDIDTNVDEFLNTIKRGDQIIINAFTKTDKLKQSDLAKLKRAYPDGIFISNLKKRGMLDLQNAITEHLFGNQIF